The following coding sequences are from one Capsicum annuum cultivar UCD-10X-F1 chromosome 3, UCD10Xv1.1, whole genome shotgun sequence window:
- the LOC107861852 gene encoding auxin-responsive protein IAA1 produces the protein MSSNGLPEINISGLNFNETELTLGLPGESRKQISGIKRGISDGMELSLGSSTSRECKDDHSKNEISTGSKPPTTKAQVVGWPPVRSHRKNVMEKCKYVKVAVDGAPYLRKVDLESYDGYQELLNALENMFTCLTICNFESESKLMDLTNGTEYLPTYEDKDGDWMLVGDVPWKMFVDTCKRIRLMKSSEAIGLAPRTPVRSS, from the exons atgtcatcgaACGGCTTGCCGGAGATTAATATCTCCGGCCTCAATTTCAATGAAACTGAGCTCACCTTAGGTTTACCCGGCGAATCACGCAAGCAAATCTCCGGCATAAAACGTGGAATCTCCGATGGTATGGAATTAAGCTTAGGAAGCTCAACTTCCCGCGAATGCAAAGATGATCACTCGAAAAATGAAATATCTACTGGATCAAAACCTCCAACAACTAA AGCACAAGTAGTGGGATGGCCACCTGTAAGATCACACAGGAAAAACGTGATGGAAAAGTGCAAGTACGTGAAGGTGGCAGTTGACGGGGCTCCATACTTGAGAAAAGTAGATCTGGAATCGTACGACGGTTACCAAGAGCTGTTAAATGCTTTAGAAAACATGTTTACTTGCCTAACAATct GTAATTTTGAAAGCGAGAGCAAACTTATGGATCTTACAAATGGAACAGAATATTTACCAACTTATGAGGATAAAGATGGGGACTGGATGCTTGTAGGAGATGTTCCGTGGAA AATGTTTGTTGATACATGTAAAAGAATAAGGTTGATGAAGAGCTCGGAGGCTATTGGATTAG ctcCAAGGACGCCTGTGAGATCATCCTAA